In Juglans microcarpa x Juglans regia isolate MS1-56 chromosome 4S, Jm3101_v1.0, whole genome shotgun sequence, a single window of DNA contains:
- the LOC121262622 gene encoding protein EMBRYONIC FLOWER 1-like, with product MILMQETSFKGQKIKTLSLSLYPSLSLKINRQSNPTQPASNPIPQLSLSFPSIALSFSAIYWVRRGDQSEQENYGIVFGSRQLSQRKSCICIPCGSLAYNMEISGIEEEKNPCKNNSNFVSKSDGSFIQIDSISVDLVSAKDHNSDAEKCEHFSIRGYVSKVRKKYWKICCPFYLEVDRNESEEHTSFLPPLDAPKFRWWHCQNCLREFAAKDCGTLFNCCSTQCGSSSGCLHVGSAAVTFLPGFQKTPKPVLSETSADANASSKLNNDNRLLFCNDKKENNVEVAQNTLTGRLDIDSEQNHNQERLPKFVSAATEINSSMIQERHANDAVTLKSKRNGSIEFDEPGSGSQGAADGNLKCRVKNPAEHYLTGMQTSSDDQHTELTKAPCQTLGYLGSMVDVEPNAVNPPTTGNHSDQELDHESDYKESESVEIMVLGNDLLDHRSDKSCYLPRRKSRKVRLLTELLGENGDAKNDPIETDNSPFNRSRSDAFGGLDTLFVTRGQVAIQGNVKRDSSQTRKRKLPQDEEWRPPEMASPNNLKKKAKAWKRDAETTDAIVGNEFQDAIAGIDLKTDMKSHRKKGMNDRSPTTGKKKNKKIQVADACFSLAPKPVNVQKEIQEKFEILSESNASDSTVSFRFDHNPFKGRGIDPFHVPALRMERKRNMCQKRNKNPKAYGGQAALSPWTKEVLKNDTITRKSVDIIQTGSATNPFQSAQDSSTGKGLCLSLDSFLDVQGHDKEFISQVEDGRPSFLPWQEVNPKVDQLMRENIEITNFEHPRVPSKSPPAAFSGKCVTDEVSSKKTTSRMPLLNNIQNCLSQVEDRKCSGTHQRIFSGPSNIDNALKANKHPVVEEKHSDKKAGKVSEQGPLDDIPMEVVELMAKNQYERCLLDAENKKGFLETTPNTRNARMMGCTNIYGNGESRLLQKDNTHKQKFQARNGRNGLIVKGQKLGPSKQKSVDYSSHIDRNNLNVSHLHQTQTPTVFRTFVQSQKAEPSSGVQFSATDSSRHSNGQNCNWNGGTMGHAPSHEILLALGGYDTRQTVRQSEAAVHLWPTMVPNQMPFGYSMPRSGLSQSNNKGMLSKYSDSLQKGNINVNHDLKFFNLNATSLEKHNMRRGSETFSRTNAEYPFAFKHNGIELPQSLMGPSDLYSNEAIPAMYLLSLMDAGMQSGPTFNVGGTPKLPARPSFPHDRKSKEFQRKEIIGSYKTMDSMKQPSSHYHGKTHFSEKSHDCFHCIATVGASVSSFQRDKASQRATNFTGQVTLKFQEKDKTRSSSSPTQARDNRSEKYVFPTGSSGTNHGAIPVHRVQKRFLGAPDSSVLTLQYHGALDNSTQHPKSSSVSELCSVNRNPADFSMPGVGSTYMIRGEELKFGKVTDPSQTRYGLIQLNGRKRRRNLKRAIVKEHVQHCL from the exons ATGATTTTAATGCAAGAAACCTCATTCAAAGGGCAAAAGataaaaactctctctctctctctctatccttCTCTATCTCTCAAGATCAATCGGCAATCAAATCCTACCCAGCCAGCTTCGAACCCCATCCCGCAGCTGAGTCTTTCGTTTCCTTCAATTGCTTTATCTTTTAGTGCCATTTATTGGGTGCGCCGTGGAGATCAATCGGAGCAAGAAAATTATGGTATCGTCTTTGGTAGTCGTCAATTGAGTCAAAG GAAATCGTGTATTTGCATACCGTGCGGTTCGCTTGCTTATAACATGGAGATCAGTGGTATTGAGGAGGAGAAGAATCCTTGTAAGAACAATTCTAATTTCGTCTCCAAGTCCGACGGATCTTTTATTCAGATTGACTCGATATCAGTAGATCTTGTCAGTGCGAAGGATCATAATAGTGATGCTGAAAAGTGTGAGCATTTTTCTATACG TGGATATGTCTCCAAGGTTCGGAAAAAATATTGGAAGATATGTTGTCCGTTTTACCTAGAGGTTGATCGGAATGAGTCTGAGGAGCACACATCTTTTCTTCCCCCTTTAGATGCTCCCAAATTCAGATGGTGGCATTGCCAAAATTGTCTGAGGGAGTTTGCTGCAAAAGATTGTGGAACACTCTTTAATTGTTGTAGCACTCAATGTGGCTCCAGTAGCGGTTGTCTCCATGTGGGCAGTGCTGCAGTGACGTTTCTGCCAGGTTTTCAGAAAACTCCAAAACCAGTTCTCAGTGAAACATCGGCTGATGCCAACGCTTCTAGTAAATTGAACAATGACAACCGCCTTTTATTCTGTAATGATAAGAAAGAGAATAATGTTGAAGTTGCACAAAACACTTTGACAG GCCGGCTTGACATTGACTCGGAACAAAATCATAATCAGGAACGTCTCCCCAAATTCGTAAGTGCAGCTACCGAAATTAATTCAAGCATGATACAAGAAAGGCATGCAAATGATGCAG TGACTCTCAAGTCAAAACGCAATGGATCTATAGAATTTGATGAGCCAGGCAGTGGGAGTCAAGGAGCTGCTGATGGGAACCTAAAGTGCAGAGTTAAGAATCCTGCTGAACATTATCTGACAGGAATGCAAACTTCTTCAGATGATCAACACACAGAGTTAACGAAAGCGCCCTGTCAGACGCTTGGGTACTTAGGCAGTATGGTTGATGTTGAACCTAATGCCGTGAATCCTCCTACGACCGGAAATCATTCTGATCAGGAATTGGATCATGAGTCTGATTATAAAGAATCTGAAAGTGTTGAAATTATGGTACTGGGCAATGATCTTCTGGACCATCGTTCAGATAAATCTTGTTATTTGCCTCGTAGAAAAAGTCGAAAGGTGCGTCTGCTGACTGAGTTGCTAGGTGAAAACGGTGATGCAAAGAATGATCCCATTGAGACAGATAATTCTCCATTCAATAGATCCAGGTCTGATGCATTTGGAGGATTAGATACACTTTTTGTTACTCGAGGTCAGGTGGCCATCCAAGGAAACGTTAAAAGGGATTCTAGTCAGACTAGGAAAAGGAAGCTGCCTCAGGATGAAGAGTGGAGACCTCCAGAAATGGCTTCTccaaataatttgaagaaaaaagctAAGGCATGGAAGAGAGATGCAGAAACAACTGATGCAATTGTGGGTAATGAATTTCAAGATGCAATTGCAGGAATAGATTTGAAAACTGATATGAAGAGCCATCGGAAGAAAGGTATGAATGATAGAAGTCCTACCACAggcaagaagaaaaataaaaagatccaAGTTGCTGATGCATGTTTTTCATTGGCACCAAAGCCAGTGAATGTGCAAAAAGAAATTCaggaaaaatttgaaattttaagtgAGAGCAATGCTTCTGATAGTACTGTTTCTTTCAGATTTGATCACAATCCATTCAAAGGCAGAGGAATAGATCCCTTTCACGTTCCTGCTCTAAGAATGGAGAGAAAACGTAATATGTGccagaaaagaaacaagaatcCAAAAGCATATGGAGGCCAAGCTGCTCTCTCTCCATGGACCAAGGAGGTGCTGAAAAATGATACAATTACAAGGAAAAGTGTAGATATCATACAAACTGGATCAGCAACAAATCCGTTCCAATCAGCACAAGATTCATCCACTGGAAAAGGGTTGTGCCTTTCACTTGACAGCTTTTTGGATGTACAAGGACATGACAAAGAATTTATTTCTCAAGTTGAAGATGGGCGACCTTCCTTCTTGCCTTGGCAAGAGGTCAATCCCAAAGTAGACCAGCTTATGAGGGAAAATATAGAGATTACCAATTTTGAACATCCAAGGGTTCCATCTAAATCTCCACCAGCTGCCTTTTCCGGAAAATGTGTAACTGACGAAGTCAGTAGTAAGAAAACCACTTCTAGAATGCCTCTCCTGAATAACATACAAAATTGCCTCTCTCAGGTTGAGGATAGGAAGTGTTCCGGAACTCACCAAAGG attTTTTCTGGTCCAAGCAACATTGACAACGCTTTAAAAGCTAATAAGCATCCAGTTGTTGAGGAAAAACATAGTGATAAAAAAGCTGGCAAGGTATCTGAGCAAGGACCCTTAGATGACATTCCCATGGAAGTTGTTGAGCTCATGGCAAAAAATCAGTATGAAAGGTGTCTTCTTGATGCCGAAAATAAGAAAGGATTCTTAGAAACCACCCCAAATACAAGAAATGCTCGGATGATGGGTTGTACTAACATATATGGCAATGGGGAGTCGAGACTACTACAGAAGGATAATACTCACAAGCAAAAATTCCAAGCTAGAAATGGAAGGAATGGCCTAATCGTCAAAGGCCAAAAGTTGGGACCCAGTAAACAAAAATCAGTTGATTACTCTTCTCATATTGATAGAAATAACCTGAATGTAAGTCACCTGCATCAAACTCAGACCCCTACAGTGTTCAGAACTTTTGTTCAGTCCCAGAAGGCAGAGCCGTCAAGTGGAGTCCAATTTTCTGCTACCGATTCCAGCAGGCACAGTAATGGTCAAAATTGCAACTGGAATGGGGGTACAATGGGACACGCGCCTTCTCATGAAATTTTGTTGGCCCTGGGAGGATATGACACACGCCAGACAGTTCGACAGAGTGAAGCAGCAGTTCATCTTTGGCCAACCATGGTTCCAAATCAAATGCCCTTTGGATATAGCATGCCTCGGAGTGGTTTATCTCAGTCTAACAATAAAGGTATGCTTTCAAAGTATTCTGATTCACTGCAGAAGGGAAATATAAATGTCAATCATGATCTTAAGTTTTTTAATCTAAACGCTACAAGCCTCGAGAAGCACAATATGAGACGTGGTTCAGAGACTTTCAGTAGGACTAATGCGGAGTACCCATTTGCTTTTAAACACAATGGGATTGAGCTTCCTCAAAGTTTGATGGGGCCGTCAGATCTGTATTCTAATGAAGCCATACCAGCAATGTATTTGCTCAGCCTCATGGATGCAGGGATGCAGTCAGGTCCTACATTCAATGTGGGTGGAACACCAAAGTTGCCTGCGAGGCCTTCCTTTCCTCATGATCGTAAGTCTAAGGAGTTTCAAAGGAAGGAAATCattggttcatataagaccatggATTCCATGAAACAACCATCATCCCATTATCATggcaaaactcacttttcagAGAAGTCCCATGACTGTTTTCATTGCATTGCAACGGTTGGTGCGTCTGTATCTTCATTTCAACGCGACAAAGCTTCCCAAAGGGCTACTAATTTTACAGGTCAAGTTACATTGAAGTTTCAAGAGAAAGACAAGACAAGAAGCTCTAGTTCACCCACACAGGCCCGAGATAATAGATCAGAAAAATATGTATTCCCCACTGGTAGTTCAGGCACAAATCATGGAGCTATTCCTGTCCATAGGGTGCAGAAAAGGTTCCTTGGTGCACCTGATTCTTCTGTTTTAACCTTGCAGTATCACGGGGCATTGgacaattcaactcaacatccaaaaaGCAGCTCTGTATCTGAATTATGTAGTGTTAATAGAAATCCTGCTGATTTTAGCATGCCAGGAGTTGGAAGTACATACATGATAAGAGGTGAAGAGCTTAAATTTGGAAAGGTGACGGATCCTTCACAAACTAGGTATGGCTTAATTCAGTTGAATGGCCGCAAGCGACGTAGGAATCTGAAGCGTGCCATTGTAAAAGAGCATGTACAACATTGTTTGTGA